The following is a genomic window from Clostridia bacterium.
CTGACACTGCCAGGAGCGCCTCATGAAGGGCATACACCATGTTGATTGGGGCTGTGTGATGGTAGAACCTCTCCGACCCCCAGTAGCGGTTGATCATGGAAAGATCCAGGTACCAACTCTGCACTGGTGATTTGCGTCCCATCACAACGGTGGTCGCCCTATCGTTAAGCGTAATGGGCGCCATGCCAGGCGGGCAGCTCAGGCACTTCTGGCTTCCACTGTAGGCAACATCGACCAGGTTATCATCCACGCCCACGTGGGTCCCGGCCAGGGACGTGACCATATCCGCCACAAACATGGCGCCAGCTTCCCTGCAGGCCTTCCCGATTTCTCGAAGCGGCTGCAATACCCCAGTGGATGTCTCCGCATGGACGATAGCCACCACCTTCGGGTGCTTCTCGCGAATGGCCCGAATCACATCGGCAGGATCGAAGGCATGGCCCCATGGTGCGGATATGGTTGTGAGCTCACCACGACAGCGCTGCACGATATCGGCCATCCTCAGGCCGAAGAAGCCGTTGATCGCCACGAGCACGCGATCGCCGGGCTCAACGACGTTCACGAGGGCAGCCTCCATTCCTGCGCTTCCAGTGCCTGATATGGGGATCGCGAGGGAGTTGCCGGTCTCGAATGCCTCTCTTAGCAGCACGGCAGTATCGTTCATCACGGCGAGAAACTCAGGATCGAGGTGCCCTATGGTCGGCATCGCCATGGCCTGTAGGACCCGTGGGCTCACGCTCGACGGCCCTGGGCCCATCAACAAGCGTTTCACCGAAGGCCTCGGCGAATTTGCTGCGTTCATGGCGCCAAATCCCCCTTCACGTATGCGCTGCCAGCGTTCTTCTCCATTATCGCCCCTAATCCTCCAGACATCGAACTGCGGGAGGCTGCGGCTGAAGCAGGCATCGCATCACGGCGGGGGTGCGGGTGCGGGTGCGGGTGCGGGTGGTCCCCAGAGAGCGCGCGCATATGCCGTGACGCGCTGGGCGGGGCGGGCGGGTGCGGGCGCGGGTGCGGGTGGTCCCGGAGTGTCCATCCCCTGGACACTGGTTCTCCAACCAGCCGCCTTCCGATGGCCGATTCCCGTCCATCCCCCCACCGCCACGACGGCCGATATCAGATACGCCGATGGGAACGGCCTCGAGTGGTACAGGGCAGCACCGGCGCATCAACGATAAGACCAGCTAGATGCAGGAGCTGATGGTCGGCTTGACGGCTCAATGCCAACCTGTAAGCGCCTGGCTTGTCGTGGTGTTTCTCCTCGTGCAGACAGCTAGGCCAGACAGCTGGGGTGGTCAGAAGCAGTCCATCTATGGGTTAAGGCTGCGCATTTCCGGTTCAGTGGTTGGACTGAAACGATCCAGCCCGCAACGTTGAGCGAAGTCGGTGAATGTGGGTGAACCCGAGGCAAGCGGAAATCGCCCAAAAGGGCTATGGAACATAATGGCATAAGTGTAGTACAGTGTATCTCGTAGGCGCCGCGCAGCCAGGCTACGTCTCCGCTCTCCCTCATCGTGATGTCGTGCGGCGCCCAACAATACATGGCGGGAGTGTCCCCAATGGTAATCCCTGCACTCGGCTCAACCATTACGTACTCGGACTTCGCCTTAGACCGACACCTCGGCTCCACTGCCAAGGAAGTGTACCTCCTTATAGCCTTCACGAGACCCACCTCCATATCCGAGCTCAGCAGGAATTCCGGAATGAGCCGGGGGACCATTAGGCAAGCATGCGAGATCTTGCTAGAGAGTGGGTGGCTGGTCCAGACGGCCAGTGGTGCGAAGGGAGCAGTGTACGCTGCAACCATCCCACGGTCTGTGCAGAAAGTGCTGGCCAGGCAGATAGAGGCCGACAGGTGGGCAGCCGCATACGCAGGCGAACACCTGATGCGTCTGTGGCTCGACTGGCTGGTAGATTCCCGTGAATTCCTTGACAACGCCAGGCCGCGATTCCTCGTGAACCCGTCGACCGGCAGGCCGCTGGAGGTAGACCGTCTCTATCACGTTGGCGTGGGTTTCGAATTCCAGGGGTGGCAGCATTTCGCCAAGACAGAACTGTACCCGGATGACGAAAGACTCGCACACCGCCAGACACTTGACCTGGTCAAGGCCGGGCAGTGTGCGAGGCATGGGATCCAACTGGTGGAGGTGGTTGAGACCGATCTCTCACTCCAAGGTATGGTGGCCAAGGTCCCCCCACCCCTCACGCTGAGGTACTACGAAGCGAACAGCCCCATAATGCAGGCACTATCGAACCTCAGCGAAAACTACGCATCGAATTCCAGGAGGCTGCGAGGCGGCAGCTAGAAGCACCACGATGCTAGCCCCCTCGCATCGCGGCGCCACCGCTCACCTACCCCCCTCGCATCGCGGCGCCACCGCTCACCTACCCGACACCTGCCCCTCCAGAAGCAGTTCAGGCCGCTTGCCCATGGCGAGCATGTAAATCCCCTCGAAGTCGATTCTGTTCTCATCGAGGGATGCCTGAAGCTCGCCGAGGGCCATCCCCTTGACCTCCGCGGCTAGGCCGCAGCTGGAGCTGATCCGCCTCGGAACTGGAACGAGGTGCAAGTCAATTCCGCACGGCTTGAGAAGAGCCTCCGATTTGAGCGCCTGGTGCACAGATGGAAAGGTCACCACAAGCCCTCTGCCGCTTGGATTACCTGCGGGATTGCTTGTCGATGTGAATGACATAACAATTCTCCTCAGTGTCGTTCACGTCAACTATACACCCTTCGTGCCTGGCAAAACGCATCACGTTCTCCTTGGCAACCACATTATCCACTAGCACATCGAGCCTCCCCGATTCGATGTTGCCTAATGCGTTCCTGGTAAGCACCACTGGCTGAGGGCAGGAGAGGCCTCTGGCGTCAATCGTCTGCGCCACTCCGTGCCCGCTCGCTCCGGCGCCATTCCCTGAGGCCATCATTGCATCGTCCTGTTTACGCTGCATCTGCTGCTCCCTCCTCCCGGTTGGCTCGCTTCGCCCCTGCTCGTTTTGCCCGTGCATCGGCCTTGGATGGCACGCTCACGCAGCCTATCAGCGCCATGGCGGCAAGGCCAATCACAACTCCAATCTTGCCATTTAGTGGCGCCCCGGCAGCCGATGCCGCAGTTCCGAAGTTGTGGGCGAATGCCCCGCCCATGAGCATCCCAAGCAGCGTCACGCCAGCATCGGCATCACCCTCGCCAGCAAGAACGCACTGGCGAAGCGGGCACCCGCCGAGAAGCACAGCGGCCAAACCAACCAGAGACATGCCCAGGAAGTTCCACAGTCCATCTGTGTGGGCAATTGGCTGCCCCGCGAATCCGAGCTTGAACCCGCCCGTAAGTAGGTTTAGAGCAAGCGCCACAACGAATATGCCCACGAACCCGCGGAACAGGTGCGCATCGTGGATCAGGAAGAGATCCCTTATGCCCCCGGCCATGCACAAACGCGCACGCTGTGCCAGCGCTCCCACGATGAGCCCGGCAGCGAGGGATGCGAGTATGGGTGCATGAGCCGAACCAGGTCCTTTGGCGCTGAAGTATATGAAAGCCGGCGCCGTAGCCACGGCAATCAGCAGTCCAACTGATAGCACAGGCATCACGGCCCCGTTAGCAAGCGTAGCACTTCCGCTCCTGCCCAGGCTGAAGCCACGGCGCAGGAAGGCGATTCCGGCTAGTATCCCAGCGGAGAAGCCAAGAAGGCCAACCAGCGCGTTCAGGTCGCCAGCGGCAAGGCGCAGCACCATGCGCAGCGGACACCCAAGGAACACGAGCGCCCCAATCATCAGGAAGAAGCCCATGACGAATCTGAGCAGGGGCGAGGCGCCGCCGCGGGCTTTGAACTCCCTAGTCGCAAGAGCGACTATCATTGATCCAAGTATGAACCCTGGTGCCTCAGGCCTGATGTACTGCACTGCCTCAGCTCTGTGGAGCCCGAGCCCTCCCGCGATGTCACGAATAAAGCAGGCGACACATATTCCCATGTTGGCCGGGTTTCCTAGCTTAACAAGGCCGACGGAAAGCCCTCCGATCACCGCTCCGGCTGCGATTACGGTCCATCTGTTGTCGCGCATCTGACCTCGAACCCCTTCCAGTGGCCGTAGGCTGGCCCGGACCTGATTGATGCCGGAGCCATGGCCGTTAGTTCATGCCTTCACATATGGCGCTGCAAAGCCTCACCTGAAACGCCGTCTACGACCTGCATTATACTGTCAAGCAGCGCTGTTGATCAAATACGAATCATTAATGTTTGATATGGATCCCATAACCTGCGTGCATACCTAATTGACGTGCACCCTTCAGAGATGGGATACTGGTGACATGGAGGTGTTCGCGGTGGACCTCAGGCAGCTCACCATATTCATGAGCGTGGCGAATCACGGCTCTTTCACTGAAGCCGCCAGGGCGCTTTTCATCTCCCAGCCGACCATCAGTGTCCAGATAGCCTCCCTTGAGAGAGAGCTTGGGGTGGCCATCGTGCAGCGGCAGAGCCGCGGGGTTGCTCTTACCCCAGCCGGTCAGATCCTGAAACGATACGCCGCTGACATGCTGATGCTGCGCGACCAGGCAATCTCAGCCGTGGACCAGTATAGATGCGAGATATGTGGGAACGTGAAGGTGACCGCAAGCACCGTTCCGGCGGATTACGTACTGCCCCGTCTGGTCTCACTATTCCTTCAGATTCACCCCAAAGTCATGATCGCTCTATCTCGAGCTCCCTCACAGGAAGTGTGGAAAAGGGTGCTGAATTACGAGGCTGAACTCGGCGTCGTCGGCACACTAGGCCCCGATTCCGACATTGATCACACCGCCATAATGGAAGATGAGATCGTCCTTATCGCCCAGGCTACAGGCAAGTATTCTGACTGGGATCCCACGATGAGCCTCGATCGCATTATCGCAGAACCGATGGTGTGCCGCGGCGCCGGGTCAGGCACGCAGAAAACGTTCGAAGACGCCCTGCGAAGAGCGAACGTTGACCCTGAAACATTGAACATCCGCGCCCGTCTGGAAAGCCCCGAGGCCATCAGGGAAACGGTGGCCCGTGGAACCGGCCTTGCAGTCATGTCGCAACTGGCAGTAGCACGCGATGTGGCCTCTGGATCCTTGAGGGAAATAAGGATCAGAGGCCTTGATCTCAGGCGCAGCTTCTATATGATCACACACCGCAAGAAGGTGTTGTCCCCCGCAGTGGATGAGTTCCGACGTTTCACAATTGGGCAGCTTGGAGGCAGCCAGGATGAACCGAACCATAGCTTACTTGGATAACGCAGCAACATCAAATCCGAAACCTCCCGCGGTATGGCAGGCCATGCAGCACTATATGACCAATGTGTGTGCTAGCCCTGGGCGGGGCGGGTACAGCCTGAGCCTCGACGCGGGCAGGATTGAGTATCATGCCCGGGAAGGCATTCAGGCGCTTTTTCACGCCCCCTCAGAGGAACAGGTAGTGTTCACCCTGAACGTCACCCACGCCCTGAACTGCGCAATGCGCGGCCTTCTCTCCGCGGGCGATCACGTGTTGACCAGCAGTATGGAGCATAACTCGGTGATCCGTCCGCTCCGGCTAATGCAGGAGCGTGTGGGCATAGATGTGACTGTCGTAGGCTGCGACAGCCGTGGCCTGCTGGACCCGGACGACATGCGCAAGGCCCTTCGCCCCAATACGAAGATGATCATCCTCACCCATGCTTCTAACGTGGCGGGCAGCATACTGCCAATCGAGGCTGTAAGCGGGATAGCTCACGATGCCAATGCCTACTTCGTTGTCGACACCGCGCAAACAGCCGGGTTCCTAGATATCGACTTCGCGCAACTGAACCCGGACGTTCTGGCATTCACCGGGCACAAGTCATTATTGGGCCCGCCTGGGACAGGCGGGTTCATCGTCAACACGAAGACCGCAGAACGGTTCGCGCCGATGGTCGCCGGAGGCACTGGGAGCAAGTCTGATGACGAGCATCAGCCGAGTTTCCTACCGGACAAGTTCGAAGCTGGGACCCCCAACACGGTGGGAATCGCCGGCCTGGCGGCAGGAGTGGCATTCGTTATGGAGACAGGCATCAAAACCATCCGCGCCCATGAGATGAGCCTTGCAGGGCAGTTCATTGATGGAGTCAAGGCGATTCCGAAAATAAGGGTGTATGGCCCGGAGGACATGGCAAGAAGAGTCGCGACGGTATCGATCACCATGGCCGATCTCGATTTGGCAGAGATAGCCTATAGGCTCGACGTGGAGTATGGGATCATGGTCCGCTCCGGCCTGCACTGCTCGCCACTGGCGCACAAGACCATCGGCACATTCCCCGAGGGCGCCCTGAGGTTCAGCTTCGGCTGGTTCAACACGAAGGCGGACGTTGCCCGAGCCGTGGACGCCCTGAGCAGGCTGGCGGCGGCGTAGGCGCTCCATGGGAGCGCGGGCGCCACAGCACTGGACGCCCAGTCCGCATAGATGCCTGGGCATCGAGTATTCGCTGGTTGCATGACCCTCGCCAGGCAAGCCCGGGGTCACGCAAGGCCTCCACGTATGGACCGTCGATTAGGATATCCGTTGCCAGCAGCAGTCCGCTTACGTCCGCGTCATCGATGGCGGAGAGCGCCTCCCACGTGTAACCGGTGTAGACCACCACTGGCGCCTCCGTTGAAGCCACAGTTGAAGCCACAGCTGAAGCCGCAGCTGAAGCCACAGCTGAAGCCACACCATAGTCTCTAGAACCACACTGCGCTGCGTTAATAGGAAGTACGCGGCGAACCAAACTCGCGAGGATCTCGAATGCCCGGGCCTGGGCGAACGGCTCCCCTCCACTGATGGTGATGCCTGAAAGCATCGGATTCGCCGTCAGGCTCTCCAGGATATCGTCAAGGGAAACGTCATCGCCCCCACGGAAATCCCACGTCCCAGGGTTGTGGCAGCCCGCGCAATGATGAGGGCAGCCCTGCGCAAAGACCACCAGTCGTACACCTGGACCATCTACTACACTCTCGCCAATCAACCCCGCAAGCCGCACATGGCCGTTCGCGTTCGCGAGCACAAGGCGCTCGCCACTCCCACTCGCTTCATCCAGCCCGAAGGGCCTGGCGTTCATTCCTTCACCACTCATGGGACTCTCTGTCGGCGAGTTCCGCTCGCTTCGCATCGTTGAACCGATCCACCGTAGAGAGGTATCCGGTTATGCGCCTTATGCGGCTGATATCGGCCGATTGGCACACCGGACATGCTGCGCCAATGATGCCCGAGTGGCCGCATGCACGGCATTCATCGATAGGAAAGTTGATCCCGCCATAACCCATGTCGGCTGCAGCCATGGCCCGCACGATGGACTCCACAGCGTCGACGTTGTGTATGGGCGGCGAATCGAGCTCAACGTAGCTTATGTGCCCGGCGTTCGTGAGCTTGTGATACCTTCCCTCCAAGGCAATCTTGTTCCAGATTGTCGTGTGGAGCCCGACGGGAAGATGGAAGCTATTGGTGTAGTAGGCCTTGTCAGTTACACCCTGCATTAGCCCGAATCTATCCCGGTCCATGGTGACGAATCTTCCCGATAGACCCTCGGCAGGAGTGGCGAGAAGAGTGAAATTCAGGTCATATGATTCCGCATATTGGTCGATACGCCTGCGCATGAACGATACGATGTCGTAGCCCAGCGAATCATGGACACTTCGGTCCGCGCATGGGCCTATCAGCGCCGTCAGGGTCTCCGCAAGCCCGATGAACCCGATTGACAGTGTCCCGTGGACAATGACCTCCCCGATCTCGTCATTTCCTCCTAGCGACTCCGAGCCCATGTAGATACCCTGTCCCATTAGGAAAGGCATCTCTTTCACGTGAAGCCGCGATTGCACTGAATACCGATGAAGCAACTGCCTGGCGCACATGTCCATCACATCGCCTAGCAGCGCTAAGAACCGGTCACGGTCACCACAAGCTCTGATAGCGAGTCGCGGAAGGTTCACAGTGGTGAAGGAGAGATTCCCTCTGCCGGTGCTCACCTCGGGTCCCCGTCGGTTCGCCATCACTCTGGTGCGACAGCCCATGTAGGCTGCTTCGGAACCATAGGGGGCGTTGAAGGACGAATCCATGAAACTGAAGGTCGGGTTCATACGTCTCGCAGCAACGCGACACGCAAGCCGAAAGAGATCGTAGTTGGGGTCGCCTGGGTCGCGGTTTACTCCCGCTTTCACCTTAAAGATGATGTTTGGGAAAACCGGCGTCTCCCCCCTGCCCAGTCCTGCTTCATATGCCTCCAGAAGGCGCCTGCTGGCAAGCCTGCCGCCTTCAGATGTATCACATCCGAGGTTGATACTTGAAAATGGAACCTGTGCTCCTGCTCTACTGTGCATTGCATTGAGGTTGAAAACCAAGCCCTCCATGGCCTGGTACACCTCATCCTCGCCAAAGCCCTCCATGAATGGAGCGATGTCCGCATCGAACTGCGCGTAGGACTGACCTCCGTGCATGTCATTCTGGCAGCTCTGCATTATGATAGCTGCTAGGGCTGCCGCTGATGCGGGCCGCTTCGGAGGGCGAACGCAGCCGTGCCCGGTGTTGAACCCCTGGGATAGAAGACGCCCGAGGGGTATCTGCACACAGGTGAGGGTCTTGCCGTAGAAGTCCAGGTCGTGGATGTGAATGTCGCCAGCTACATGCGCACGGGCGATGTCGGCAGGGATGACCCGGCTAAGGTAGTAGGCTCTGCTCGCCGCAGAGCCAATCTGGAGCATCTTGGCTGACGGAGAATTGCCTACGTTCGCATTCTCCCTGCTCGTCTCGGACAGGGTCGCAGCAATACCATCCATGAGTTGTGTCCACGAGTCCTGGAATTGCGGCGCGGTTCTCGGGCGAAACAATGAGCGCCGGGATCCCCCGGCGCGATCAAAGCGGCCCATGCCACGGCATGCAGTGCCCATATCGGCGCCTCCCTTTCTCCTCGAAGGTGGCTTCCACCAGTACCGGGCAGGTCTCCTGGCTCCCAGATCATCGCCGCGCTGCGTCTTCCCCCTTCTAGAGCAGGAGTGACATGTGCAGTGCATCACAGCTATCTGGTTACAGTGGCGGGACCGCGGGCTTTGCAGGCTGGCCTTCGCCATGCCCTGCTGCCTCTTCCCTATTCTCTCCCACGCTCGCCTGCGCGCGCGCAAGAGCACCCGGTTTGGTTCACCTGTTCAATTGCGGCAAGAACAGCATGTGGCTGTTCTCGACAGGCTAACTATACCACATGATCTGCTCATGTAACAGATCATCCGTGAGATCCGCGAAATCGGCAAGGTCGGCGGCGAGGTTCGCCATCGGGATTGTCGGCGCATCAGGGGTCAGCGCATCAGGGGTCAGCGCATCAAAGGTCAGCGCATCAAAGGTCAGCGCGTCAGGGGTTAGCGCACTGCAGAGAATACCGCATTCAGGAACAGACGGCGCACCCTCCCGATCTGCTCATTCGACCTTGTGAACTGCAGTCTGTTCGTGAGGAGCACGATCACGAGACCGTTCTCGGGGTCAATCCACAGGCCGGTTCCGGTAAACCCAGTGTGGCCGAAACAGCTCAGCGGTGCAAAATCGCCGAACGACGTATCCCGGGACGGCAGTTGCCAGCCCAGTCCGCGGTCGTCATCACCGAGTCCTGCAGTTTGACTCCTCCTAGCCATCCTCACAGTAGCATGGCTCAGTATGGGTCTGCCATTGTACACCCCTCCGTCGAGCCACATCTGCCCGAACTTGAGTAGATCCTCAGCGGTAGAGAAGACCCCTGCGTTTCCCGATACCCCTCCGAGCCACGCGGCGTTCTCATCGTGAACCACGCCACACGCGATGTCGCCTGCGAGATGGCGCGAAAACCACTCCTCCTCACTCCAGCGCTTGGCTATCCCGTGCACAGCCATAAGATCGCGGCCCCGCTCGGCCGTGCTCCTTGGCTCGGTGGGAATCAGCCGCCCCCGAACGCGATCAGGCAGGGGCGCGCTCAGTGGAAGGTAGGACGTGTCGCGCATTTCGAGAGGTTCGAATACACTCTCATTCACGAAACGATCCAGAGGGTAACCAGTTGTCACCTGGATGAGCCTGCCAAGTATGATGAACCCTGCACAGCTGTACTGCACATGCGATCCCGGAGCCCAGGCAAGAGGGGCGCGCCCTATGACTGTCACAGGGTCCTCGTCTGGCGCGCCAGCCATGAACAGCACTGTCGATTCGGCGAAACCCGCAGTGTGGGTCAGAAGG
Proteins encoded in this region:
- a CDS encoding alanine--glyoxylate aminotransferase family protein, coding for MNAANSPRPSVKRLLMGPGPSSVSPRVLQAMAMPTIGHLDPEFLAVMNDTAVLLREAFETGNSLAIPISGTGSAGMEAALVNVVEPGDRVLVAINGFFGLRMADIVQRCRGELTTISAPWGHAFDPADVIRAIREKHPKVVAIVHAETSTGVLQPLREIGKACREAGAMFVADMVTSLAGTHVGVDDNLVDVAYSGSQKCLSCPPGMAPITLNDRATTVVMGRKSPVQSWYLDLSMINRYWGSERFYHHTAPINMVYALHEALLAVSEEGLDARACRHSSISARFACAVEAMGLALLVPKEFRTPMLACVITPEGIDEAGVRKELLLEYGIEIGGGLGELKGRIWRIGLMGESCTLANATLVIAAIGQILHRRGCKVDVGAGLRALGESLS
- a CDS encoding DUF3343 domain-containing protein, producing MSFTSTSNPAGNPSGRGLVVTFPSVHQALKSEALLKPCGIDLHLVPVPRRISSSCGLAAEVKGMALGELQASLDENRIDFEGIYMLAMGKRPELLLEGQVSGR
- a CDS encoding sulfurtransferase TusA family protein; the protein is MQRKQDDAMMASGNGAGASGHGVAQTIDARGLSCPQPVVLTRNALGNIESGRLDVLVDNVVAKENVMRFARHEGCIVDVNDTEENCYVIHIDKQSRR
- the yedE gene encoding YedE family putative selenium transporter, producing the protein MRDNRWTVIAAGAVIGGLSVGLVKLGNPANMGICVACFIRDIAGGLGLHRAEAVQYIRPEAPGFILGSMIVALATREFKARGGASPLLRFVMGFFLMIGALVFLGCPLRMVLRLAAGDLNALVGLLGFSAGILAGIAFLRRGFSLGRSGSATLANGAVMPVLSVGLLIAVATAPAFIYFSAKGPGSAHAPILASLAAGLIVGALAQRARLCMAGGIRDLFLIHDAHLFRGFVGIFVVALALNLLTGGFKLGFAGQPIAHTDGLWNFLGMSLVGLAAVLLGGCPLRQCVLAGEGDADAGVTLLGMLMGGAFAHNFGTAASAAGAPLNGKIGVVIGLAAMALIGCVSVPSKADARAKRAGAKRANREEGAADAA
- a CDS encoding selenium metabolism-associated LysR family transcriptional regulator, which produces MDLRQLTIFMSVANHGSFTEAARALFISQPTISVQIASLERELGVAIVQRQSRGVALTPAGQILKRYAADMLMLRDQAISAVDQYRCEICGNVKVTASTVPADYVLPRLVSLFLQIHPKVMIALSRAPSQEVWKRVLNYEAELGVVGTLGPDSDIDHTAIMEDEIVLIAQATGKYSDWDPTMSLDRIIAEPMVCRGAGSGTQKTFEDALRRANVDPETLNIRARLESPEAIRETVARGTGLAVMSQLAVARDVASGSLREIRIRGLDLRRSFYMITHRKKVLSPAVDEFRRFTIGQLGGSQDEPNHSLLG
- a CDS encoding aminotransferase class V-fold PLP-dependent enzyme gives rise to the protein MNRTIAYLDNAATSNPKPPAVWQAMQHYMTNVCASPGRGGYSLSLDAGRIEYHAREGIQALFHAPSEEQVVFTLNVTHALNCAMRGLLSAGDHVLTSSMEHNSVIRPLRLMQERVGIDVTVVGCDSRGLLDPDDMRKALRPNTKMIILTHASNVAGSILPIEAVSGIAHDANAYFVVDTAQTAGFLDIDFAQLNPDVLAFTGHKSLLGPPGTGGFIVNTKTAERFAPMVAGGTGSKSDDEHQPSFLPDKFEAGTPNTVGIAGLAAGVAFVMETGIKTIRAHEMSLAGQFIDGVKAIPKIRVYGPEDMARRVATVSITMADLDLAEIAYRLDVEYGIMVRSGLHCSPLAHKTIGTFPEGALRFSFGWFNTKADVARAVDALSRLAAA
- a CDS encoding 4Fe-4S single cluster domain-containing protein yields the protein MRLAGLIGESVVDGPGVRLVVFAQGCPHHCAGCHNPGTWDFRGGDDVSLDDILESLTANPMLSGITISGGEPFAQARAFEILASLVRRVLPINAAQCGSRDYGVASAVASAAASAVASTVASTEAPVVVYTGYTWEALSAIDDADVSGLLLATDILIDGPYVEALRDPGLAWRGSCNQRILDAQASMRTGRPVLWRPRSHGAPTPPPACSGRPRLGQRPPSC
- the nrdD gene encoding anaerobic ribonucleoside-triphosphate reductase, whose translation is MDGIAATLSETSRENANVGNSPSAKMLQIGSAASRAYYLSRVIPADIARAHVAGDIHIHDLDFYGKTLTCVQIPLGRLLSQGFNTGHGCVRPPKRPASAAALAAIIMQSCQNDMHGGQSYAQFDADIAPFMEGFGEDEVYQAMEGLVFNLNAMHSRAGAQVPFSSINLGCDTSEGGRLASRRLLEAYEAGLGRGETPVFPNIIFKVKAGVNRDPGDPNYDLFRLACRVAARRMNPTFSFMDSSFNAPYGSEAAYMGCRTRVMANRRGPEVSTGRGNLSFTTVNLPRLAIRACGDRDRFLALLGDVMDMCARQLLHRYSVQSRLHVKEMPFLMGQGIYMGSESLGGNDEIGEVIVHGTLSIGFIGLAETLTALIGPCADRSVHDSLGYDIVSFMRRRIDQYAESYDLNFTLLATPAEGLSGRFVTMDRDRFGLMQGVTDKAYYTNSFHLPVGLHTTIWNKIALEGRYHKLTNAGHISYVELDSPPIHNVDAVESIVRAMAAADMGYGGINFPIDECRACGHSGIIGAACPVCQSADISRIRRITGYLSTVDRFNDAKRAELADRESHEW
- a CDS encoding serine hydrolase domain-containing protein, producing MNLICDPGMYGAANVVERWCGSDPLRNAYPGAVAAVAKDGEIILKQVAGAGRIGSTESDPASPLSVCAGAPMQWDSLFDVASLTKPVATTMAALMLMEQGELSGDDTLDLFFPQLRTVPLGQARVWNLLTHTAGFAESTVLFMAGAPDEDPVTVIGRAPLAWAPGSHVQYSCAGFIILGRLIQVTTGYPLDRFVNESVFEPLEMRDTSYLPLSAPLPDRVRGRLIPTEPRSTAERGRDLMAVHGIAKRWSEEEWFSRHLAGDIACGVVHDENAAWLGGVSGNAGVFSTAEDLLKFGQMWLDGGVYNGRPILSHATVRMARRSQTAGLGDDDRGLGWQLPSRDTSFGDFAPLSCFGHTGFTGTGLWIDPENGLVIVLLTNRLQFTRSNEQIGRVRRLFLNAVFSAVR